Proteins encoded together in one Tripterygium wilfordii isolate XIE 37 chromosome 14, ASM1340144v1, whole genome shotgun sequence window:
- the LOC120015199 gene encoding protein SRG1-like, whose translation MEQKLTRLGGSLLVPSVQELAKEPLKTLPPRYVRTDQDPPFTSPDTAAFPQQIPVIDMHMLKSEEFMNSELQKFHNACKEWGFFQLQNHGVSEELVEKVKKEVQEFFNLPKEEKKKCWQQPGDLEGFGQAFVVSEEQKLDWSDMFYIVTLPTQLRKPHLFANLPLPLRDTLEAYSRDLKNLAMEILSFMAKALKMEPNDMKLLFEEGMQGIRMNYYPPCPQPDLVIGFTPHSDSVGLTILSQVNEMEGLQVKKDGIWVPVKPLPNAFIVNIGDILEIVTNGVYRSIEHRAMVNSVKERLSIATFYSPKLDSDMGPAPSLVSPENPAMFRRIGTADYFKGYFSRKLGGKSYLDVMRISK comes from the exons ATGGAGCAAAAGCTAACAAGGCTAGGGGGTTCTCTGCTGGTTCCAAGCGTTCAAGAGCTCGCAAAGGAGCCACTCAAAACATTACCACCCAGGTATGTCCGAACTGATCAAGACCCTCCATTTACTTCACCAGATACCGCAGCTTTTCCGCAGCAGATCCCTGTCATCGACATGCACATGTTAAAGTCCGAAGAATTCATGAATTCAGAgctccaaaagtttcacaatgCATGCAAAGAGTGGGGTTTCTTTCAG TTACAAAATCATGGAGTAAGTGAGGAATTGGTGGAGAAAGTGAAGaaagaagttcaagaattcTTCAACCTTccaaaggaagagaagaagaagtgttGGCAACAGCCTGGTGACTTGGAAGGATTTGGTCAGGCCTTTGTTGTCTCAGAAGAGCAAAAGCTTGATTGGTCTGATATGTTCTACATAGTCACTCTTCCAACCCAATTGAGAAAACCCCATTTGTTTGCTAATCTTCCTCTTCCCCTCAG GGATACATTGGAGGCTTATTCAAGAGACCTGAAAAACCTGGCCATGGAAATACTCAGTTTCATGGCAAAAGCACTAAAAATGGAACCTAATGACATGAAGTTACTGTTTGAAGAAGGAATGCAGGGGATAAGGATGAACTACTATCCTCCATGTCCACAACCAGACCTTGTGATTGGATTCACCCCTCACTCTGATTCTGTTGGGCTCACAATACTTTcccaagtaaatgaaatggagGGCCTACAGGTCAAGAAAGATGGGATCTGGGTTCCTGTTAAACCACTACCTAATGCCTTCATAGTCAACATTGGAGACATTTTGGAG ATTGTAACCAATGGAGTTTACCGTAGCATTGAACACCGAGCGATGGTTAATTCGGTGAAGGAGAGGCTTTCCATTGCCACATTTTATAGTCCGAAGCTAGACTCAGATATGGGTCCAGCACCGAGCCTTGTTAGTCCAGAGAACCCTGCAATGTTTCGCAGAATAGGAACAGCAGACTACTTCAAGGGTTATTTTTCTCGCAAACTTGGTGGGAAATCATACTTGGATGTCATGAGGATTTCAAAGTAA
- the LOC120015210 gene encoding uncharacterized protein LOC120015210 isoform X2, with translation MPKGAKKRAAAKRKKELEANNHIDSSSGGDNPQGNDDVKNQDERESDGGETGSPGSQDQDNHQHPFKNGNEEPNKSNLSTTQAIVGNNNSVEGITGDVEGNERVGLVDDNSVQMERELKSKSVERNIINIDHIQSDIDTHDEYDWSSRTSSPDFESQVSERKHETPNILGSEAGSTVFGVKTADSLCKEEQVSEAPHLGDATSSLVTATAPVVDSGTPDLSTSVEAINVIESASLKNSAVHDTIQYGSKNNYDNLLPTSDEFIADSLATLDGASKENKDNVLPNVNENFGKSSAVVESAGSGNDGKMLTSAGTSTTETSNGAKYIDGSRVPDSSENQPLVESAPRMSQRTSCLSCCGLFDLIASSSR, from the exons ATGCCGAAAGGTGCGAAGAAGAGAGCAGCTgccaagagaaagaaagagctaGAAGCGAATAACCATATCGACAGTAGCAGCGGCGGGGACAACCCTCAAG GGAATGATGATGTCAAAAACCAAGATGAAAGAGAGAGCGATGGTGGTGAGACTGGTTCCCCTGGGTCACAGGACCAAGATAACCACCAGCATCCATTTaaaaatggaaatgaagaacctAACAAGAGTAATCTGTCAACTACTCAAGCAATTGTCGGTAATAACAACTCTGTGGAAGGAATCACTGGTGATGTCGAAGGTAACGAGCGAGTAGGATTAGTGGATGATAATTCAGTTCAAATGGAGAGGGAATTAAAATCTAAATCTGTTGAGAGAAATATCATTAATATTGACCACATCCAATCTGATATAGACACCCATGACGAGTATGATTGGAGCTCTAGAACTAGTAGTCCGGATTTCGAGTCTCAAGTATCTGAGAGAAAACATGAGACACCAAACATTTTAGGTTCAGAAGCTGGTTCAACCGTTTTTGGGGTTAAGACAGCTGATTCCTTATGCAAGGAGGAGCAGGTATCTGAAGCTCCGCACTTGGGGGATGCTACCAGTAGTTTAGTTACAGCAACTGCTCCTGTAGTTGACTCAGGTACCCCAGACCTGTCCACATCAGTTGAGGCAATCAATGTTATTGAAAGTGCTTCACTCAAGAATTCAGCTGTTCATGATACAATTCAATATGGATCGAAGAATAATTATGACAACCTGCTGCCAACATCTGATGAATTCATAGCTGATTCATTGGCTACGTTGGATGGGGCATCAAAGGAAAATAAGGATAACGTTCTTCCCAATGTCAATGAGAATTTCGGTAAATCTTCAGCTGTAGTTGAATCTGCTGGAAGTGGAAATGATGGTAAGATGTTGACGTCAGCAGGCACATCTACTACCGAAACGAGCAATGGTGCTAAATATATTGATGGCTCTCGGGTTCCTGATTCTTCTGAAAACCAG CCTCTTGTAGAGTCAGCTCCGCGAATGTCCCAAAGAACCTCTTGTTTGAGTTGCTGTGGATTATTTGATTTGATAGCAAGCTCCAGTAGATAA
- the LOC120014971 gene encoding transcription factor GTE12-like has product MIAAETVLAKGRLRIKFPSKKLETVSGTRSCDYGQNLSLIDVGDHCSKYGSNHSEMIKSHSAVICSSVKKNFGGDLPEQKSNIMAAKKRGLPGEAECQREKKQKIDRAVTQQCAAILKALMRHPAGWVFNQAVDPVKLKIPDYFSIISKPMDLGTVKSKLDKNMYFSTEEFAADVRLTFSNAMLYNPRWNDVHKMAEELKNIFELKWKSVEDERNCERLKFGQGNVLSGHAKEFYEARQNCPRTSHLSTSLSTGTPKSAEGKTIGTCDAKSAKVKLAKVGQNCERKPVAENFCEGNDTVSRRARGFANTKPSMSHVVCKCRTIGRNMCRCSLAVDSVHASSVDNSSEISIGGDHHPSIADISKLDWQAKKTSTSHTSKSDGTSDGAVSSIEDESLCLSSQLTISATDATSVEGWGTSIYDVELSPKRALRAAMLKSRFADTIVKAQQKTLLDQGDKADPVKLRVEKEKLEKKQREEKARIEAQIRATEAAAREREEAELKKHREKAREASRIALLQMKRTVEIEQNVLIERELEMLCGCSLLYHLDTEGSGVEGKFVFRHIGNPLERLGLFMKDYMTEEEEIFNPGEEGEIFPVKC; this is encoded by the exons ATGATTGCTGCTGAAACTGTACTAGCAAAGGGAAGGCTGAGGATCAAATTTCCTTCAAAAAAATTAGAAACGGTTTCTGGAACAAGGTCCTGTGATTATGGACAAAACTTGTCACTTATAGATGTAGGCGATCATTGCAGTAAATATGGGAGCAATCATTCCGAGATGATTAAATCACACAGCGCTGTGATTTGCTCCTCAGTGAAAAAGAATTTTGGTGGTGATTTACCTGAGCAGAAATCTAATATAATGGCTGCTAAAAAGCGTGGACTGCCAGGGGAAGCCGAGTGTCAAAGGGAGAAGAAACAGAAGATTGATCGTGCTGTGACCCAGCAATGTGCTGCCATTCTGAAAGCATTGATGAGGCATCCAGCTGGTTGGGTTTTCAATCAAGCGGTGGATCCTGTGAAATTGAAGATTCCCGACTATTTCTCAATCATATCCAAACCCATGGATTTGGGAACAGTTAAATCGAAACTGGATAAAAACATGTACTTTAGCACTGAAGAGTTTGCTGCTGATGTAAGATTGACCTTCTCTAATGCAATGCTTTATAATCCTCGCTGGAATGATGTCCACAAAATGGCAGAGGAACTGAAGAATATTTTTGAGCTCAAGTGGAAATCTGTTGAGGACGAACGGAACTGTGAAAGACTGAAGTTTGGACAGGGAAATGTTTTGAGTGGGCATGCAAAGGAATTTTATGAGGCAAGACAAAATTGCCCTAGAACATCTCATTTGAGTACCAGTTTATCTACCGGCACACCTAAGTCAGCTGAAGGGAAGACAATTGGAACTTGTGATGCAAAATCAGCAAAA GTGAAGCTTGCTAAAGTAGGACAGAATTGCGAACGCAAGCCAGTAGCAGAGAATTTTTGTGAAG GCAATGATACTGTTAGTAGACGTGCTCGTGGCTTTGCCAACACCAAGCCATCAATGAGCCATGTTGTGTGCAAATGTCGCACTATTGGGAGAAATATGTGTAGATGTAGCCTCGCTGTTGACTCGGTTCATGCGTCCTCAGTTG ACAATTCATCTGAAATATCGATTGGAGGAGATCATCATCCAAGCATTGCAGATATTTCCAAACTG GATTGGCAGGCAAAAAAGACATCGACATCACACACAAGCAAGTCAGATGGAACTTCTGATG GGGCTGTGAGTTCTATTGAAGATGAGAGTTTATGTCTTAGTTCTCAACTTACAATTTCTGCCACTGATGCAACGTCTGTGGAAG GATGGGGAACTTCCATATATGATGTAGAGTTGTCACCAAAAAGGGCTCTTCGCGCTGCAATGCTCAAGAGTCGCTTTGCTGACACTATCGTGAAAGCGCAACAGAAGACTCTTCTTGATCAG GGTGATAAGGCTGATCCAGTGAAGCTGCGGGTAGAGAAGGAAAAACTGGAAAAGAAGCAGCGTGAAG AGAAAGCTAGGATTGAAGCCCAAATTAGGGCCACCGAGGCTGCTGCTCGGGAAAGGGAAGAAGCGGAACTGAAAAAACACAGAGAGAAAGCCAGGGAAGCATCTCGCATTGCCCTCCTGCAG ATGAAAAGAACTGTTGAAATTGAGCAGAATGTGTTGATCGAAAGAGAACTTGAGATGCTTTGTGGATGTTCGTTATTATACCATCTTGATACTGAAGGTTCTGGTGTTGAGGGTAAATTTGTGTTTAGGCATATTGGGAACCCATTAGAGCGATTGGGTTTGTTTATGAAGGATTATATGACAGAGGAGGAGGAAATCTTCAATCCTGGAGAAGAGGGGGAGATTTTTCCCGTGAAATGTTAG
- the LOC120015210 gene encoding uncharacterized protein LOC120015210 isoform X1 translates to MPKGAKKRAAAKRKKELEANNHIDSSSGGDNPQGNDDVKNQDERESDGGETGSPGSQDQDNHQHPFKNGNEEPNKSNLSTTQAIVGNNNSVEGITGDVEGNERVGLVDDNSVQMERELKSKSVERNIINIDHIQSDIDTHDEYDWSSRTSSPDFESQVSERKHETPNILGSEAGSTVFGVKTADSLCKEEQVSEAPHLGDATSSLVTATAPVVDSGTPDLSTSVEAINVIESASLKNSAVHDTIQYGSKNNYDNLLPTSDEFIADSLATLDGASKENKDNVLPNVNENFGKSSAVVESAGSGNDGKMLTSAGTSTTETSNGAKYIDGSRVPDSSENQEQVKGGSYVYWNFVGSIERFGCRTSLYLQSEYISGPSKMIK, encoded by the exons ATGCCGAAAGGTGCGAAGAAGAGAGCAGCTgccaagagaaagaaagagctaGAAGCGAATAACCATATCGACAGTAGCAGCGGCGGGGACAACCCTCAAG GGAATGATGATGTCAAAAACCAAGATGAAAGAGAGAGCGATGGTGGTGAGACTGGTTCCCCTGGGTCACAGGACCAAGATAACCACCAGCATCCATTTaaaaatggaaatgaagaacctAACAAGAGTAATCTGTCAACTACTCAAGCAATTGTCGGTAATAACAACTCTGTGGAAGGAATCACTGGTGATGTCGAAGGTAACGAGCGAGTAGGATTAGTGGATGATAATTCAGTTCAAATGGAGAGGGAATTAAAATCTAAATCTGTTGAGAGAAATATCATTAATATTGACCACATCCAATCTGATATAGACACCCATGACGAGTATGATTGGAGCTCTAGAACTAGTAGTCCGGATTTCGAGTCTCAAGTATCTGAGAGAAAACATGAGACACCAAACATTTTAGGTTCAGAAGCTGGTTCAACCGTTTTTGGGGTTAAGACAGCTGATTCCTTATGCAAGGAGGAGCAGGTATCTGAAGCTCCGCACTTGGGGGATGCTACCAGTAGTTTAGTTACAGCAACTGCTCCTGTAGTTGACTCAGGTACCCCAGACCTGTCCACATCAGTTGAGGCAATCAATGTTATTGAAAGTGCTTCACTCAAGAATTCAGCTGTTCATGATACAATTCAATATGGATCGAAGAATAATTATGACAACCTGCTGCCAACATCTGATGAATTCATAGCTGATTCATTGGCTACGTTGGATGGGGCATCAAAGGAAAATAAGGATAACGTTCTTCCCAATGTCAATGAGAATTTCGGTAAATCTTCAGCTGTAGTTGAATCTGCTGGAAGTGGAAATGATGGTAAGATGTTGACGTCAGCAGGCACATCTACTACCGAAACGAGCAATGGTGCTAAATATATTGATGGCTCTCGGGTTCCTGATTCTTCTGAAAACCAG GAACAAGTCAAGGGTGGGAGCTATGTGTACTGGAATTTTGTGGGGAGTATAGAGAGATTTGGTTGCAGGACGTCGCTGTATTTGCAATCAGAATATATTTCAGGTccttcaaaaatgataaagtag
- the LOC120014972 gene encoding eukaryotic translation initiation factor 4E-1-like — MGVEEIPTATEEQTNPENPPNDDDTEEGEIVGEEDSSIKKSAEIPLQQHPLEHSWTFWFDNLSAKSKQAAWGSSMRSIYTFATVEEFWSVFNNIRQPSQLAVGTDLYCFKYKIEPKWEDPVCSNGGNWTATFPTKGRSDKYWLYTLLAMIGEQFDHGDEICGAVVNVRGRQERISLWTKNASNEAAQLSIGKQWKKFIDHNDNIGFIFHEDAKLFDKNAKSKYTI; from the exons ATGGGGGTCGAAGAAATACCAACTGCGACAGAGGAACAAACGAACCCTGAGAACCCACCAAATGATGACGACACCGAGGAAGGCGAGATCGTCGGAGAGGAGGACTCGTCGATCAAGAAATCAGCTGAAATTCCCCTCCAGCAGCACCCGCTCGAGCACTCTTGGACTTTCTGGTTTGATAATCTCTCTGCAAAGTCGAAGCAGGCCGCCTGGGGTAGTTCTATGCGCTCAATCTACACCTTTGCGACTGTTGAAGAGTTTTGGAG TGTATTCAACAACATACGTCAACCAAGTCAGCTGGCTGTGGGAACTGACCTCTATTGTTTCAAATATAAGATTGAGCCTAAATGGGAGGACCCTGTTTGTTCAAATGGGGGGAATTGGACTGCAACATTTCCTACTAAAGGGAGGTCTGATAAGTACTGGCTGTATACG TTGTTGGCTATGATTGGGGAGCAGTTTGATCATGGAGATGAAATTTGCGGAGCAGTTGTCAATGTTAGAGGTAGGCAAGAAAGAATATCTCTCTGGACAAAGAATGCTTCAAATGAAGCTGCTCAG TTGAGCATCGGAAAGCAATGGAAGAAGTTTATTGATCACAATGACAATATTGGGTTCATATTTCat GAGGATGCAAAATTGTTTGACAAGAATGCTAAGAGTAAGTACACTATATGA
- the LOC120015211 gene encoding membrane protein PM19L-like — protein sequence MANGEMKNVAALLLVLNFCMYVVVLGIGGWAVNRAIDHGFIIGPGFDLPAHFSPIYFPMGNAATGFFVTFALIAGVVGVASVISGLNHIRSWSADSLPSAATAATIAWTLTALAMGFAWKEIDLKLRNARLRTMEAFLIILTVTQLLYLAAIHSAATIRR from the exons ATGGCAAATGGGGAGATGAAAAATGTTGCTGCTCTGCTTTTGGTACTTAATTTCTGCATGTATGTGGTAGTTTTGGGGATTGGTGGGTGGGCTGTGAATAGAGCAATAGATCATGGATTCATCATTG GTCCTGGTTTCGACCTTCCAGCGCATTTCTCGCCCATTTACTTCCCCATGGGCAATGCTGCTACCGGATTCTTTGTTACGTTCGCGTTGATTGCTGGTGTTGTGGGTGTTGCCTCTGTAATCTCTGGTTTAAACCATATTCGGTCTTGGTCTGCTGATAGCTTGCCATCAGCTGCAACTGCTGCTACCATTGCTTGGACTCTTACCGCGCTCGCTATGGG CTTTGCATGGAAAGAGATTGATCTCAAACTCAGGAATGCTCGTCTG AGAACAATGGAAGCATTTTTAATCATACTTACAGTTACACAGCTTCTATACCTAGCAGCAATTCACAGTGCCGCCACCATCCGGAGATAA
- the LOC120015198 gene encoding protein SRG1-like — MEQKLPRLGGSLLVPSVQELAKEPLKTLPTRYVRTDLDHPLTSSDTTTIPQQIPVIDMNMFKSEEFMNSELEKFHNACKEWGFFQLLNHGVSEELVEKVKKQVQEFFDLPMEEKKKCWQQPGDLEGFGQAFVVSEEQKLDWADMFYIITLPIQLRNPHLFAKLPLPLRDTLEAYSRDLKNLAMEILSFMAKALKMEPNDMKLLFEEGMQGMRMNYYPPCPQPDLVIGLTPHSDSVGLTILLQVNEMEGLQIKKDGIWVPVKPLPNAFIVNIGDVSEIVTNGVYQSVEHRAMVNSVKERLSIATFYGPKLDSDIGPAPSLVSPENPPMFCRIGTADYFKGYLSRELSGKSYLDVMRISK, encoded by the exons ATGGAGCAAAAGCTACCAAGGCTAGGGGGTTCTCTGCTGGTTCCTAGCGTTCAAGAGCTGGCAAAGGAGCCCCTCAAGACATTACCAACCAGATATGTCCGAACCGATCTAGACCATCCATTGACTTCGTCAGATACCACAACTATACCGCAGCAGATCCCTGTCATCGACATGAACATGTTCAAGTCCGAAGAATTCATGAATTCAGAGCTCGAAAAGTTTCACAATGCATGCAAAGAGTGGGGTTTCTTTCAG TTACTAAATCATGGAGTAAGTGAGGAATTGGTGGAGAAAGTGAAGAAACAAGTTCAAGAATTCTTCGACCTTCCaatggaagagaagaagaagtgttGGCAACAGCCCGGTGACTTGGAAGGATTTGGTCAGGCCTTTGTTGTCTCTGAAGAGCAAAAGCTTGATTGGGCTGATATGTTCTACATAATCACTCTTCCAATCCAATTGAGAAACCCCCATCTGTTCGCTAAGCTTCCTCTTCCCCTCAG GGATACCTTGGAGGCTTATTCAAGAGACTTGAAAAACCTGGCCATGGAAATACTCAGTTTCATGGCAAAAGCACTAAAAATGGAACCTAATGACATGAAGTTACTGTTTGAAGAAGGAATGCAGGGGATGAGGATGAACTACTATCCTCCATGCCCACAACCAGACCTTGTGATTGGACTCACCCCCCACTCTGATTCTGTTGGCCTCACAATACTTCtccaagtaaatgaaatggagGGCCTACAGATCAAGAAAGATGGGATCTGGGTTCCTGTTAAACCACTACCTAATGCTTTCATAGTCAACATTGGAGACGTTTCAGAG ATTGTAACCAATGGAGTCTACCAAAGCGTTGAACACCGAGCGATGGTTAATTCGGTGAAGGAGAGGCTTTCCATTGCCACATTTTATGGTCCGAAGCTGGACTCAGATATTGGTCCAGCACCGAGCCTTGTTAGTCCAGAGAACCCTCCAATGTTTTGCAGAATAGGAACTGCAGACTACTTCAAGGGTTATCTTTCTCGCGAACTTAGTGGGAAATCGTACTTGGATGTCATGAGGATTTCAAAGTAA
- the LOC120015134 gene encoding SH3 domain-containing protein 3-like, with the protein MDALRKQASKLREQVAKQQQFQAVIKQFSGTGYESSDVVVIDEIEMQRHQLLEKLYRSTRAGKEFQKDIVKAAEALTVIGYKHIETGTKLAEDCCKYGAENIADTDNLLPKAAAIYGDSRKHVEKEQEDFNRLLLSQVLDPMRAMINGAPLEDARHLAQRYSRMRQEAETQAAEVSRRQARVKEAPTHENVAKLHAAEARMQELKANMAVLGKEAASALSAVEAQQRRLTFQRLVAMVEGEKNHHLRIAAIFAEIEAEMVSEKQHKESAPPMNLPVMSENFQEKTTYFLAEAMHPFSAASEKELSLAVGDYIVVRKVNQSGWSEGECKGKAGWFPSAYVEKRQRIPSSNGAAEVF; encoded by the exons ATGGATGCTTTGAGGAAACAAGCTAGCAAGCTCAGAGAACAAGTCGCCAAGCAGCAGCAA tttCAAGCTGTAATAAAGCAGTTCAGTGGAACAGGTTATGAAAGCTCAGATGTAGTGGTCATTGATGAGATTGAGATGCAGAGGCACCAACTGCTAGAGAAACTGTACAGATCCACTCGTGCTGGAAAG GAATTCCAGAAAGATATTGTGAAAGCAGCGGAGGCATTGACTGTCATTGGGTATAAGCATATTGAGACAG GAACCAAGTTGGCAGAGGATTGCTGCAAATATGGAGCAGAGAACATTGCTGATACTGACAACCTTCTTCCTAAGGCTGCAGCTATTTATGGTGATTCTCGTAAACATGTGGAAAAGGAGCAAGAAGACTTTAACCGACTGTTGCTTTCACAG GTCTTAGATCCCATGAGAGCGATGATCAATGGCGCTCCTTTGGAAGATGCTCGTCATCTTGCTCAACGTTATAGTCGGATGAGGCAGGAAGCAGAGACACAG GCAGCAGAGGTTTCCCGAAGACAAGCGCGGGTTAAGGAAGCTCCAACCCATGAAAATGTTGCAAAGCTGCATGCTGCAGAGGCAAGGATGCAGGAACTAAAAGCAAATATGGCAGTTCTTGGTAAAGAAGCTGCGTCTGCATTATCTGCTGTGGAAGCACAACAACGAAGGTTGACTTTCCAGAGGCTTGTTGCAATG GTTGAAGGAGAAAAGAACCACCATCTCAGAATAGCTGCTATATTTGCTGAGATTGAAGCTGAG ATGGTGTCAGAGAAGCAGCATAAAGAGTCTGCTCCCCCAATGAATCTTCCAGTCATGTCCGAGAATTTCCAAGAGAAAACAACGTACTTCCTCGCTGAA GCAATGCATCCGTTTAGTGCTGCATCGGAAAAAGAGCTGAGCTTGGCAGTGGGCGACTATATTGTTGTGCGAAAG GTGAACCAATCAGGATGGTCAGAAGGTGAATGCAAAGGGAAGGCAGGCTGGTTTCCATCGGCCTATGTGGAGAAGCGCCAGAGAATTCCCTCAAGTAATGGGGCTGCTGAAGTTTTTTAG